One window of Fusobacterium sp. SYSU M8D902 genomic DNA carries:
- a CDS encoding phospho-sugar mutase: MNYLDYYKMWLNSDVITKEDREELLNIKDDEKEIENRFYTDLSFGTAGMRGIRGVGRNRINNYNIRKATQGLADYILKSTGELGAKKGVAIAYDCRIGSTEYALNTALVLAGNGIKAYLFESLRSTPELSFATRELKAQAGVMVTASHNPQEYNGYKVYWEDGAQIVEPQASGVVNAVNSVDLFKDIKIISEEEAIAQGLLEYIGKKVDDRFIEEVEKQAINRDLPNKKEFKIVYSPLHGTGRVAVQRVLKEMGYESVYTVPEQEMPDGMFPTCSYANPEDKAVFKLSTELADRVGATLCLANDPDADRTGIAIKDDNNEWYYPNGNQLGILLMNYLLEMKKDIPANGAVISTIVSTPMLDVIAKDKGVQLFRTLTGFKYIGEKIRQFENKELDGTFLFGFEESIGYLVGTHVRDKDAVVASLMIAEMATYYDSIGSTLYRELNKLYEKYGWYKEETVSVTKTGKSGLEAIGKIMENMRNKAHTVICGKKVSIIKDYKLQVEKDCLTGQEKRIELPKSDVIQIILEDKTYITVRPSGTEPKIKYYLCVVDSDNKKADEKLQYVKEEFIKYIDTL, translated from the coding sequence ATGAATTATTTAGATTATTATAAAATGTGGTTAAACTCTGATGTTATAACTAAAGAAGACAGAGAGGAGCTTTTAAATATAAAAGATGATGAAAAAGAGATAGAAAACAGATTTTATACTGATTTAAGCTTTGGAACTGCTGGAATGAGAGGTATAAGAGGAGTTGGAAGAAATAGAATCAATAATTACAATATAAGAAAGGCAACTCAAGGATTAGCTGATTATATCTTAAAATCTACTGGAGAGTTGGGAGCTAAAAAAGGGGTAGCAATAGCTTATGATTGTAGAATAGGATCTACTGAATATGCTTTGAATACAGCTCTTGTTTTGGCAGGAAATGGAATAAAAGCTTATCTATTTGAATCTTTAAGATCTACTCCAGAGCTTTCTTTTGCAACTAGAGAGTTAAAAGCTCAAGCTGGAGTGATGGTAACAGCATCACACAATCCACAGGAGTACAATGGATACAAAGTATATTGGGAAGATGGAGCTCAGATAGTAGAGCCACAAGCAAGTGGAGTGGTAAATGCTGTAAACTCTGTTGATCTATTCAAAGATATAAAGATTATAAGTGAAGAGGAAGCTATAGCTCAAGGATTACTAGAATATATAGGGAAAAAAGTAGATGATAGATTTATAGAGGAAGTTGAAAAACAGGCTATAAATAGAGATTTACCAAATAAAAAAGAGTTTAAAATAGTGTACTCACCATTGCATGGAACAGGAAGAGTAGCAGTACAGAGAGTATTGAAAGAGATGGGGTATGAATCTGTATACACAGTTCCAGAACAAGAGATGCCAGATGGAATGTTCCCAACTTGTTCATATGCTAATCCAGAGGATAAAGCTGTTTTTAAATTGAGTACAGAGTTAGCAGATAGAGTGGGAGCAACTCTATGTTTAGCTAATGACCCAGATGCAGATAGAACAGGAATAGCGATAAAAGATGACAATAATGAGTGGTACTACCCTAATGGAAATCAATTGGGAATCTTATTGATGAACTATCTTTTAGAGATGAAAAAAGATATTCCAGCTAATGGAGCTGTAATCTCAACTATTGTTTCAACACCAATGTTAGATGTCATAGCAAAAGATAAGGGAGTACAACTATTTAGAACATTGACAGGATTTAAATATATAGGAGAAAAGATTAGACAGTTTGAAAATAAAGAGTTAGATGGAACATTCCTATTTGGATTTGAAGAGTCGATAGGTTACTTAGTTGGAACTCATGTAAGAGATAAAGATGCAGTTGTAGCTTCTCTTATGATAGCTGAAATGGCTACTTACTATGACAGTATAGGATCAACTCTATATAGAGAGTTAAATAAATTATATGAGAAATATGGTTGGTATAAAGAGGAAACTGTTTCTGTAACAAAAACAGGAAAATCAGGACTAGAGGCAATTGGAAAAATAATGGAGAATATGAGAAATAAAGCTCATACAGTAATATGTGGTAAGAAAGTATCTATAATTAAAGATTATAAATTACAAGTGGAAAAGGATTGTTTAACAGGTCAAGAGAAGAGAATTGAATTACCAAAATCTGATGTTATTCAAATTATCTTAGAAGATAAGACATATATTACAGTTAGACCTTCTGGAACAGAGCCAAAAATAAAATACTACTTGTGTGTT
- the mgtE gene encoding magnesium transporter — translation MEDIFHLLETNQLNKVREVLADMQPVDIAEYFEDMSREQGLKLFRILPKSLSSDIFSYLSSDKQQEIIENITDEEVRNIINDMFIDDTVDFIEEMPANVVDKILQNTTSDMRNLINQFLRYPENSAGSVMTVEYVSLKNDMNIGQALHSIKRFGIDNETIDICYIIDNQRKLVGYISLKKLIFLDDDIPLIEAMETNVISCRTTDDQENIASDFRKYDLTSMPVVDNEDRLVGIITIDDVVDVIDQEYTEDLQKMAAMAPSDEEYLKESVFSLVKQRIGWLLILMILATFTGIIIRTYEGVLQSAMVLISFIPMLMSTGGNAGAQASTLITRGIALEEIELSDIKEIFWKELRVSIVIGLVLSVVNFLIIYYLSDIDYTVSFAISLSLFITIIIAKGVGSTLPIVAKGFKLDPAIMASPLITTIIDACALIVFFLVSTHYLHLA, via the coding sequence TTGGAAGATATTTTTCATTTATTAGAGACGAATCAACTAAACAAAGTTAGAGAGGTATTAGCTGATATGCAACCAGTTGATATAGCTGAATACTTCGAGGATATGAGTAGAGAACAGGGGTTGAAACTTTTTAGAATTTTACCTAAGAGTTTATCTTCTGATATCTTTAGCTATCTTTCTTCTGATAAACAGCAGGAGATCATTGAAAATATAACTGATGAAGAGGTACGTAATATCATAAATGATATGTTTATTGATGACACTGTGGATTTTATTGAGGAGATGCCAGCTAATGTAGTAGACAAGATTTTACAAAATACTACATCTGATATGAGAAATCTTATAAATCAGTTTTTAAGATATCCAGAAAATAGTGCTGGTAGTGTTATGACAGTTGAGTATGTTTCACTAAAAAATGATATGAATATTGGACAAGCATTACACTCTATCAAAAGATTTGGAATTGATAATGAGACAATTGATATCTGTTATATAATAGATAATCAGAGAAAACTTGTGGGGTATATATCATTAAAGAAATTGATTTTCTTAGATGATGATATACCACTTATAGAGGCAATGGAGACAAATGTAATAAGTTGTCGTACAACTGATGATCAGGAAAATATTGCTTCAGACTTTAGAAAGTACGACTTGACATCTATGCCAGTTGTGGATAATGAAGATAGACTAGTTGGAATTATCACGATAGATGACGTAGTTGACGTTATTGATCAGGAGTACACAGAGGATTTACAAAAGATGGCAGCAATGGCTCCATCAGATGAAGAGTATTTGAAAGAGTCAGTTTTTTCTTTGGTAAAACAGAGAATAGGGTGGCTTTTAATTTTAATGATACTTGCAACTTTTACAGGGATAATAATTAGGACATATGAGGGAGTTTTACAATCAGCTATGGTATTGATCTCATTCATACCTATGCTAATGTCAACAGGTGGAAATGCAGGAGCTCAGGCTTCTACTCTTATTACAAGAGGTATCGCCTTAGAAGAGATTGAACTATCAGATATTAAAGAGATATTCTGGAAGGAGTTAAGAGTAAGTATAGTTATTGGTTTAGTTTTATCAGTAGTAAACTTTTTAATAATCTATTACTTAAGTGACATAGACTATACAGTATCTTTTGCAATATCTTTAAGTTTATTTATTACAATAATAATAGCTAAAGGAGTGGGAAGTACTCTTCCAATAGTGGCAAAAGGATTTAAATTAGATCCAGCAATTATGGCTAGTCCTTTAATTACAACTATAATTGATGCCTGTGCCTTGATAGTATTTTTCTTGGTATCAACTCACTATTTACATTTAGCTTAA